In the Candidatus Peregrinibacteria bacterium genome, TTATAATTTTAGAATGTACGAATTCTCCGATTTTCTTTTTTTCTCAAAAAAAAAAGAATACAATGGAAGTATGTTCTTTTGAGAAAATGCATAAACTCGAAAAACCGGATTTTCAACATCGATCAAAAGTACGAATTGCTTCCACGATGAAAGAAATAGTATTCGGAATGGAAGATGGAATGGTGTCAACTCTCGGAGCCATCACCGGTATTGCTACTGGATCACAAGATCACTCAATAGTTCTTTTGTCGGGATTCGTCATTATTGCTGTCGAATCTATTTCTATGGGCATTGGTTCATATTTATCGAATAAATCCGAGATTGATATTTCCATGCGAACGATACATGAGGAACAATATGAAATAGATTACTTTTTGGACGAAGAGCGTGAAGAACTCGTGGAAATGTATACGGGGGATGGATGGCCGCCAAAACTTGCAAAACAAATGGCCGAGGTCGCATCACAGAATCGAGATCTTATTTTAAAAGAAATGGCATATCGAGAACTTCAAATCATTCCTGAAAGCCTTGAGAATCCCTGGAAGAAAGGATTCTTTATGTCGGGAGCGTACGTTCTTGGAGGAGCCGTTCCCCTTCTCCCTTATGTATTCTCAACAAAATTAAGTTTCGCACTTTCTCTTTCAATTCTTCTCACTCTCATTGGACTTTTTCTCCTCGGAGTCTACACCACAAAATACTCCAAAAGAAATTGGCTGAGAGCAGGAATGGAAATGCTTATTTTTGCAACTCTTGCAGCGCTTATTGGCTATGCCGTCGGCGCAGCCGTAAACGCATATCAGTCGTAAAATTCTTCTGAAAGCATTTCATCCTCCTCTACTTCACGTATTCCTCGTTCATAACGAGATGTCCAAATTTCTTGTGATCTTCCTTCTTATCCAGAAGATAAGAAAGATAATTGAATCCAATGACGAGATAAAGAGGAAGGACAATAGTATGGACTCCAATTTTATCGAGCGACTCAATCCCGAGAAGTCCTCCGAGTGTCCAGTTTGCCGACATAAAGAAGTCAAAAATTCCATGAATAAGTGTCGAAATAATGAGCCCAAGAGCAACCATTTCATCATGGAAAACTCGAGTTTTTTTGAGATGAATAATTCGATGAAGGATCTCTGGTATTATTTTGTCTCTTCCCGCCATACGTTTTTCTTGAAGGATTGGTCCTGCATAATATCCGATTCCATAGTAATATCCATAAATTCCGGAGCAAAGAATATGCACAAAAACCACAAAAATCGAACGCAAAAAGAAAAGGGAGAAGTATTTATCGCTTATCCCGCCATACAAAAGTTCTCGAAAAAGGTAAATAATGTTTTCTGTAAAAGCAAATCCAAGTCCTGCGATGATGGAACACTCAATAATATCATCCACACTATTAAAGAAATTATGATCTGCTTTTTTTACGACCCAGTGTTTCAGGTATTCTTCAATGAATCCAATCGACATGGAAACAGCGAATATCGACAAAATGCCCACACTTGCAAATGATGAAAATTTTTCACGAGTAAGTACTGCAAAATTTTGTTGAAAATTAATTGGTTTGAGCTCAAAAAAGCCAAAATTAAGACTCATTTCCCAAAAGTATTGGTAAATGAACATGATAATCGCGGAGAATATTCCGGCGAGAAAAGTAATGAAAATCACTTTTCTACTCTGCTTGCCCTTTTGATTAAAGATATACATCCACACCAAAATTGGCACAAATACGAGCAAAATACTAAAAAATGCCGCAATTGGCTGATGGAGAAGAACTCTTTCGATGAGTTGAAAATTCGTCATTGATTATGTGTATATATTTCATACTATTCTACTGCGTTTCATAAAAAAAAGCAAATCTCTGGTCCTCCATCCTATTTCTCGACAAAATGACAGCCAAGTGATTCTTTCCGCGAAAAAGCAGCTTTCGCAATGGCTTTCGCCACGAGAAGAATATTTTTTGTTTCAGTTCCTTCGGGAGTGAATTTTTCTAATTCTCTGAGAGCAAAGTCCATTTCTGAGGTTTTTCTCACAACGCCAACACACTGCTGCATGAGTGATTGGATTTTTTTCCGAATTCTTCTGTCTTCAGGAGTTTCGGGGTGAAAAGAAACGGGAGGAAATTCTTTTTCCGAAGGGTGCATTCGATTTCGGAGAATATTCTTTTCTGAAGAGTAGTCTTCAAAAATCTGGTCTGCAAAAACGACTCCTTCTAGGAGCGAGTTGCTGGCAAGCCTGTTCGCCCCATGAACTCCGGTGCACGCTACTTCGCCAACTGCAGAAAGATTTTTGAGATTGGTCTTGCCAAAAATATCCGTTCCTACTCCTCCACAAAAAAAGTGTGCAGAAGGAGCAATTGGAATGAGGTCATCTGCTAAGTTTTTTCCAAAAGAAAGGAGATTTTCGAAAATCATAGGAAATTTTTTCTTGAGAACATCTTCATTTTCATGGCGAAAATCGAGAAAAACATGATGACCGATTTTTTGCTTCTGAAAAATACTCCGTGCAACATGATCACGTGGAGCCATTTCATCCACAAACTGCTCCCCATTCTCGTCTCTTATTTTTGCACTTGCTCCGCGAAGAGCTTCAGAAAGGAGAAACATCGGATCTCGAGGCATATCAAGAGCTGTAGGATGAAATTGAACAAATTCGAGATCTTTTAGGAGCGCCCCCGCACGGAGAGCCATCGCCATTCCATCTCCTGTAATAATGCTCGGATTTGTTGTTTTTTCGTAAATCTGCCCTGCGCCTCCCGTGGCAAGAACTGTTTTCTGTGCAAAACACAATGATTCTTTTCCATCAGCAAAATATTGAACTCCATACACTTCTCCATTGGATGTGAGCAAATCAAGTGCAAACGCATTTTCAATGACTTGAATATTTTTATGTTTTCGTATTTCATCCGCAAGAATCTCCTGAACAACTCTCCCGGTTTCATCAGCGATGTGAAAAATTCGCGCATAGGTGTGTCCTCCCTCGCGATGGAGTGAAAAATCAAAATGGACTCCCCACTCTTCCAAATCCTTAAGGGCTTTTTCGCCATGGGTTACAAGAAGTCGAACTGCCTTTTCTGAATTATGATATGATCCCGCCTTCATCGTGTCCTCAAAATGTTTCTCCTGTGAATCTTCCTGAGGATTTCTCACGCCCGCAATTCCTCCTTGAGCGAGACCAGTTGAACCGGAAGTAATAACTTTTTTCGTGAGAATAACAACTTCTCCCAGTTTTGAGAGCTTAAGAGCAAGGGAAAGACCGGCAATCCCTGAGCCGAGGAGTAAAAAATCTGTCTTCATGGAGAAAGTTTGCCCGAAACTTCAAAAAATTGGAAATTGAAAAATATTTTTGTTTGTGTGAGAATTCCCTGGCATCTTTGTTTTTGTCTATGAAAAAATTTCTTTTTTTTGTTCTTGTTACATCTTTAGGGGTTCTCTCTTCATGCAATATTAATGCTTTATTTGGTCGAGATAAGCCATTTTCTCTCGATGATCGGATTATTGAAACCCCTCCAAAAGAAGAGATATCAAATACACCAGAAATTGTAACGGCAGAGGGAAATATTGTTGGCGTCGCATCTCAAGATGTGCTTCTCGGAAAGAAAACATATTTTCTCACGGATGATCAGGGACAAAATCTCTATACTCTTGATTTTGAATATGGAGATCTCGATGAGTACGGAGATGAAGGAAAAGTTCGAGTGAAGGGAGAAAAAGAAACACCTGAAGGCGCTTCCATTCCGAATTTAAAAGTATACACAATCGACTTTTTGGATATTCCAAATTCGGCAAAAGAAACAACATATACTTCTCAAGAGTTTGCATTTTCAATTATTCTCCCTCCCAAGTGGGTTTATCTTGAGGAAGATCAGCAACTCGCTCTTTTCATAAACAAAAAAGAAACAGACCCAATCGTTACTTTTCAAAAATTCCCTTCAAATAGCCCTGAAGCGATTATGTATGCTACTGAGCAGGGCAGCGGAACAGAAATTTCTGTTGGAGAAAAAAGAGCATTCAGGTTTGTCCGCGGTTCTACAAAAGTTGATATATATATTCCCATTACAAGCGAAATTATTGTCATTCACTTTACTGGAAATGATGACCAAAAATCAGATTTTTATGATGTTCTTCTTTCTCTGAAATTTTCTCAAAATTCCTCAGCTTCTGTTCGTGAAGAAGCTGGTGAATGTGGCGGTAAGATTGGACTCAAATGTGTAGAGGGATTTCGATGTGAACTTTCTGGAGACGATTCCAAATCAAAAGGAATTTGTGTAAAAGCTGAGAATCCTCCAAAAGAAGTTAAAAAAGAGGAAGTGGCCAAAAAAGAAGAAAAGAAGACTCCTGAGCCGACTCCGAAAAAAATAGAACCAGTTCCTCCTCCAGAAAGTGCTCCTAAAAAAGAAGAGCCTCTTCCTGCTCTAAAAGAAACACTGAAAACAGAAAATGTAAATACCGATGCGGAAAAGGAAAAAGTACAAAAATATATTTTGGAAAATCTTTCTTCTTTATCGCCAGAAAAAGCTCCAGAAGGCGCTCTGTGGACGATAAAACTCTATGAATTTTCTGAGGGGAACTTAGTATCTGTGGAGTACGTGAACTCCAAAGATCCAACAATGAAAAGAAAAATACTTTTTTTGTATGATGCGTCTGGACCTGAAATTTCTCTTACAGAAAAAGCGTTTTTTGTTCCCGGCGAAGAGTCAGATTGGAAGCTTCAAACAGGACAAAACCTTCAGGCAGGAAAGGCAAAAGATGTTTTCTCAGCAGAAGGGCAGAAAAAAACAAGCATTAAAGCAGGCTATAGCCTCTATGAAAGTACGTATTATAATTTTTCCGCAGGATATCCAAAAAATTATTATTATGCGAATTTAGGAGGTGTGAATGGCACCATTTCCACGGTGGCATTTACAACTTCTGCTCCCGTCAAAGAAGCGAATGCTGTCCTAAAAATCGAAATTCTTGACGGTGCAAAAGAAAAAGAAATAAAATCTGATCGTGAGATTCTGCTTCCGCGAGATGGAAAATCACATTTCCGCTTCATTGCTTCAGAACAAGCCTCTCTTCAGGATCTCCAATACATGGTTGATTCGCTTATTTCCCCCACTTCATCCCCTACTCCATGAAAAAACCACTGAGATTTCTTACAAGTGTTCTCGCTGGCATTACTCTCGGGATGCTTTTTGCGCCAAAAAAAGGCTCTGAGCTCAGAAGAGAGCTTTCAAGGAGTTCCGACAAACTTGGTACTTTTGGAAAGGAACTTCTTGCGGCATCAAAAGATGCGAGTGACGAAGTGCAAAAGTTTTTTTCTCGAAAAG is a window encoding:
- a CDS encoding VIT1/CCC1 transporter family protein, which translates into the protein MHKLEKPDFQHRSKVRIASTMKEIVFGMEDGMVSTLGAITGIATGSQDHSIVLLSGFVIIAVESISMGIGSYLSNKSEIDISMRTIHEEQYEIDYFLDEEREELVEMYTGDGWPPKLAKQMAEVASQNRDLILKEMAYRELQIIPESLENPWKKGFFMSGAYVLGGAVPLLPYVFSTKLSFALSLSILLTLIGLFLLGVYTTKYSKRNWLRAGMEMLIFATLAALIGYAVGAAVNAYQS
- a CDS encoding PrsW family intramembrane metalloprotease; the protein is MTNFQLIERVLLHQPIAAFFSILLVFVPILVWMYIFNQKGKQSRKVIFITFLAGIFSAIIMFIYQYFWEMSLNFGFFELKPINFQQNFAVLTREKFSSFASVGILSIFAVSMSIGFIEEYLKHWVVKKADHNFFNSVDDIIECSIIAGLGFAFTENIIYLFRELLYGGISDKYFSLFFLRSIFVVFVHILCSGIYGYYYGIGYYAGPILQEKRMAGRDKIIPEILHRIIHLKKTRVFHDEMVALGLIISTLIHGIFDFFMSANWTLGGLLGIESLDKIGVHTIVLPLYLVIGFNYLSYLLDKKEDHKKFGHLVMNEEYVK
- the nadB gene encoding L-aspartate oxidase — encoded protein: MKTDFLLLGSGIAGLSLALKLSKLGEVVILTKKVITSGSTGLAQGGIAGVRNPQEDSQEKHFEDTMKAGSYHNSEKAVRLLVTHGEKALKDLEEWGVHFDFSLHREGGHTYARIFHIADETGRVVQEILADEIRKHKNIQVIENAFALDLLTSNGEVYGVQYFADGKESLCFAQKTVLATGGAGQIYEKTTNPSIITGDGMAMALRAGALLKDLEFVQFHPTALDMPRDPMFLLSEALRGASAKIRDENGEQFVDEMAPRDHVARSIFQKQKIGHHVFLDFRHENEDVLKKKFPMIFENLLSFGKNLADDLIPIAPSAHFFCGGVGTDIFGKTNLKNLSAVGEVACTGVHGANRLASNSLLEGVVFADQIFEDYSSEKNILRNRMHPSEKEFPPVSFHPETPEDRRIRKKIQSLMQQCVGVVRKTSEMDFALRELEKFTPEGTETKNILLVAKAIAKAAFSRKESLGCHFVEK